One window of Serinus canaria isolate serCan28SL12 chromosome 3, serCan2020, whole genome shotgun sequence genomic DNA carries:
- the LOC115484993 gene encoding protein PET117 homolog, mitochondrial, with protein sequence MAGFLASSVRVPGPGAAPPGSRSRLPPQRPAPHRRSAAPAWLAALGARPGAGRHRLTLSRTPARPALPPPRPRAAPPAMSRGSRLALAVSALLSAAIVAAVHIQQRRELERLRSGVVRDLERQNQKKENVRLLEEQIALTKQLIEERDKALMEKRSQQP encoded by the exons ATGGCAGGGTTTCTGGCCAGCAGCGTGCGAGTGCCCGGTCCCGGCGCGGCACCTCCAGGGAGCCGCTCCCGCCTCCCGCCGCAGCGCCCCGCCCCGCATCGGCGCTCGGCTGCTCCGGCCTGGCTCGCTGCGCTCGGCGCTCGGCCGGGGGCGGGGCGCCACCGCCTCACGCTCTCCCGcacccccgcccgcccggcgcttcccccgccgcggccccgcgccgcgccgccggCCATGTCGCGGGGCTCCCGCCTGGCGCTGGCCGTCTCCGCGCTGCTCTCCGCCGCCATCGTGGCAGCCGTGCACATCCAGCAGCGCCGGGAGCTGGAG aggCTGCGAAGTGGCGTTGTCAGAGATCTTGAGCGTCAGAATCAGAAGAAGGAGAACGTTCGCCTGTTAGAAGAGCAGATTGCTCTGACAAAGCAGCTCATTGAAGAGAGAGACAAGGCGCTAATGGAAAAACGTTCCCAGCAGCCCTAG